The following are from one region of the Denitrobacterium detoxificans genome:
- the secA gene encoding preprotein translocase subunit SecA, producing the protein MGLFSKILTMGEGRQLKKYQAVVDRINSLETEMEARSDEELRALTFEFRQRIQNGESENELLPQAFACVREASKRTLGLRHFDVQLIGGMALNDGQIAEMKTGEGKTLVSTLAGYLNALGGNNVHIVTVNDYLAKRDSEWMGRVYRFLGMEVGLIQNGMRPEGKIPAYKADVTYGTNSEFGFDYLRDNMVTRADRRVQRGHHFAVVDEVDSILIDEARTPLIISGAGSQAADTYRKFARVMPGLREGEDFEMDEAKRTITATESGLVKIENRLGIEDLYNDPSGLLANHLQQALKAQFLFHRDKDYVVANGEVKIVDEFTGRIMEGRRWSEGLHQAIEAKEGVLVKEENQTLATITLQNYFRLYEKLSGMTGTAMTEDSEFREIYKLPVMAIPPNKPVARKDENDLIYRTIDAKFNAVADDIQRRHDAGQPCLIGTVSIENSERLSRLLDKRGIVHETLNAKNHEREAHIIAQAGRVGAVTIATNMAGRGTDILLGGNPEVLMEDVLRGRGLNPDLEPGTEVEEGEMPAASEEQRALALKEAKAITSAEHDKVLAAGGLCVIGTERHESRRIDNQLRGRAGRQGDPGSTQFYLSLEDDLMRLFGGDRMDKIGAMMERTEMPEDMPIQASMVSKAIENAQRQVETMNFAARKNVLEYDDVMNLQRKAIYEERNAILDGKDVSERVPEIMRDCVEPVVQENCPDRSPSDDWDMHSVDVWVQNMDGVPFSVESVDHEDDPEIVADAIVDEFTRVYEEKHALLGDEVMKGLEANIMLRIIDTRWMEHLSNMDYLRTGIGLRAFGQRDPLVEYKNEAHRAFGEMTSGMYEAFLRTILRLQIAKKAAPSVPEQADPLRGKISYSSPQQTLDDSSRSTAQRVQQAAAAAQTSAPVPTAVPKPAATAKPSTFVKDKDDPYANVGRNDLCPCGSGKKFKKCHGRPGMLDN; encoded by the coding sequence ATGGGATTGTTTTCCAAGATTCTCACGATGGGCGAGGGACGCCAGCTCAAGAAGTACCAGGCTGTCGTCGATCGTATTAACTCCCTCGAAACCGAAATGGAAGCGCGTAGCGATGAAGAGCTCCGCGCCCTCACGTTCGAATTCCGCCAGCGCATACAGAATGGCGAAAGCGAAAACGAACTGCTTCCCCAGGCCTTTGCCTGCGTAAGGGAAGCATCCAAGCGCACGCTGGGGCTGCGTCACTTCGACGTGCAGCTCATCGGCGGCATGGCGTTGAACGATGGCCAGATCGCCGAGATGAAAACAGGTGAAGGCAAGACGCTCGTCTCCACGCTCGCCGGTTACCTGAATGCCCTGGGCGGCAACAACGTTCACATCGTCACGGTCAACGACTATCTGGCCAAGCGCGACAGCGAGTGGATGGGCCGCGTCTATCGCTTCCTGGGCATGGAAGTGGGCCTCATTCAGAATGGCATGCGCCCCGAAGGCAAGATTCCTGCCTACAAGGCCGACGTCACGTATGGCACGAACTCCGAATTCGGCTTCGACTACCTGCGTGACAACATGGTCACGCGTGCCGATAGGCGCGTGCAGCGTGGCCATCATTTCGCGGTCGTCGACGAGGTCGACTCCATTCTCATCGACGAAGCGCGTACGCCGCTCATCATCTCGGGCGCGGGTAGCCAGGCTGCCGATACGTATCGCAAGTTCGCGCGTGTCATGCCCGGTCTGCGCGAGGGCGAGGACTTCGAGATGGACGAGGCGAAGCGCACCATCACCGCTACGGAAAGCGGCTTGGTGAAGATCGAGAATCGTCTGGGCATCGAAGATCTGTACAACGATCCCTCTGGTCTGCTTGCAAATCATCTGCAGCAGGCTCTGAAGGCTCAGTTCCTTTTCCATCGCGACAAGGATTACGTGGTCGCCAACGGCGAGGTGAAGATCGTCGACGAGTTCACGGGTCGTATCATGGAAGGCCGTCGCTGGTCGGAAGGCCTGCATCAGGCTATCGAGGCCAAGGAAGGCGTGCTGGTAAAGGAAGAGAACCAGACGCTTGCCACCATTACGCTGCAGAACTACTTCCGCCTGTACGAAAAGCTCTCGGGCATGACGGGTACCGCCATGACCGAGGATTCCGAGTTCAGGGAGATTTATAAGCTGCCGGTCATGGCTATTCCGCCGAACAAGCCGGTTGCCCGTAAAGACGAAAACGACCTGATCTACCGCACCATCGATGCCAAGTTCAATGCCGTGGCCGACGATATTCAGCGTCGTCATGATGCGGGCCAGCCTTGCCTGATTGGTACGGTGTCCATCGAGAATTCCGAGCGTCTCTCGCGCCTTCTCGACAAGCGCGGCATCGTTCACGAAACGCTGAATGCGAAGAACCACGAGCGCGAAGCTCATATCATTGCCCAGGCTGGTCGCGTTGGTGCCGTTACCATCGCTACGAACATGGCTGGTCGTGGTACCGACATCCTGCTTGGTGGCAATCCCGAAGTGCTCATGGAAGACGTGCTGCGCGGTAGGGGGCTCAACCCCGACTTGGAACCTGGCACGGAAGTCGAGGAAGGCGAGATGCCCGCAGCCTCCGAAGAGCAGCGCGCCCTAGCGCTGAAGGAGGCCAAGGCCATCACCAGTGCCGAGCACGACAAGGTGCTCGCTGCGGGTGGCCTTTGCGTTATCGGCACCGAACGCCATGAGAGCCGTCGAATCGACAATCAGCTGCGCGGTCGTGCTGGCCGTCAGGGCGATCCGGGTTCCACGCAGTTCTATCTCTCTCTGGAAGACGATCTGATGCGCCTGTTCGGTGGCGACCGCATGGACAAGATCGGCGCCATGATGGAGCGCACCGAGATGCCTGAGGACATGCCCATCCAGGCGTCCATGGTATCCAAGGCCATCGAGAACGCCCAGCGCCAGGTCGAGACGATGAACTTTGCCGCACGTAAGAACGTGCTGGAATACGACGACGTCATGAACCTGCAGCGCAAGGCCATCTACGAGGAGCGCAATGCCATCCTTGACGGCAAGGACGTCTCCGAGCGCGTTCCCGAAATCATGCGCGATTGCGTAGAACCCGTCGTTCAGGAGAACTGCCCCGACCGTTCGCCCAGCGACGACTGGGATATGCATTCCGTCGACGTGTGGGTTCAGAACATGGATGGCGTGCCGTTTTCCGTGGAATCCGTCGATCACGAAGACGACCCCGAGATCGTAGCCGACGCCATCGTCGACGAATTCACCCGCGTCTATGAGGAAAAGCATGCGCTTTTGGGCGACGAGGTCATGAAGGGCCTCGAGGCCAACATCATGCTTCGCATCATTGACACCCGCTGGATGGAGCATCTGTCGAACATGGATTACCTGCGCACGGGCATTGGCCTGCGTGCGTTTGGCCAGCGCGATCCGCTCGTCGAGTACAAGAACGAGGCGCATCGCGCATTTGGCGAGATGACGAGCGGTATGTACGAGGCGTTCCTGCGCACCATCCTGCGTCTGCAGATCGCCAAGAAGGCCGCTCCCAGCGTGCCCGAGCAGGCTGATCCGCTGCGGGGCAAGATCAGCTACTCCTCGCCCCAGCAGACACTCGACGATTCCTCGCGCAGTACGGCTCAGCGCGTGCAGCAGGCGGCCGCAGCTGCGCAAACGTCGGCGCCCGTGCCCACCGCCGTTCCCAAGCCCGCCGCTACGGCCAAGCCGTCCACCTTCGTGAAGGACAAGGACGATCCCTACGCCAACGTGGGTCGCAACGACCTGTGCCCCTGCGGCAGCGGCAAGAAGTTCAAAAAGTGCCACGGCCGTCCGGGCATGCTCGACAACTAG
- a CDS encoding transketolase produces the protein MDSMALQDRARAMRVDIVKMIAEAGSGHPGGSLSCIDILTALYFGGVMKHDPANPADDMRDRFILAKGHAAPALYAALAHAGYFPQDELMTLRKLGTRLQGHPDCHLVPGVEVSTGSLGQGLSVAAGLACGLRLNSNDARVFTVLGDGECEEGQVWEAAMFAAHQKLGNLIAIVDSNGLQIDGPVQEVVQDGSLADKFKAFGWSVSEVDGHDIPALIEHLSALKQQGGQVPHAVIAHTVKGKGVSFMENQVGWHGKAPNAEQLATALAELQA, from the coding sequence ATGGACTCAATGGCTTTGCAAGATCGTGCGCGTGCCATGCGCGTCGATATCGTGAAGATGATCGCCGAGGCAGGTAGCGGCCATCCGGGTGGCTCCCTTTCGTGCATCGACATTCTCACGGCGCTCTACTTCGGTGGCGTCATGAAGCACGATCCGGCGAACCCTGCCGATGATATGCGCGATCGCTTCATCCTCGCAAAGGGTCACGCCGCCCCGGCTCTCTATGCCGCCTTGGCGCATGCTGGTTATTTCCCTCAGGACGAGCTCATGACGCTCCGCAAGCTCGGCACGCGTCTGCAGGGCCATCCCGATTGCCATTTGGTTCCGGGTGTTGAAGTGTCCACCGGTTCGCTTGGCCAGGGCCTTTCCGTGGCTGCCGGCCTTGCGTGTGGTCTGCGCCTGAACAGCAACGATGCCCGCGTCTTCACGGTGCTCGGCGACGGCGAATGCGAAGAGGGCCAGGTATGGGAAGCGGCTATGTTCGCTGCGCACCAGAAGCTTGGCAACCTCATCGCCATTGTCGACTCCAACGGCCTTCAGATCGATGGTCCCGTTCAGGAAGTCGTGCAGGACGGTTCGCTTGCCGACAAGTTCAAGGCGTTTGGCTGGAGCGTATCCGAAGTCGACGGACACGACATCCCCGCGCTCATCGAGCACCTTTCCGCCCTCAAGCAGCAGGGTGGCCAGGTGCCGCACGCCGTCATTGCCCACACGGTAAAGGGCAAGGGCGTTTCGTTCATGGAAAATCAGGTGGGCTGGCATGGCAAGGCCCCCAATGCAGAGCAGCTGGCCACCGCACTGGCCGAGCTTCAGGCTTAG
- the prfB gene encoding peptide chain release factor 2 — translation MTDLKDIQELSRRLEAAREYLHIQEATERLVELDKECSKPDFWNDSDRAQAISKQASDTRSTIQAFNTACSVLEDIRTACDLADEDPDFAEEAEAARNRLVAMLDQFEIESWFDGRFDEGSCIVTVNPGSGGLEAQDWTEMLFNMYSRYAEEKGWDVKVLDAQPGEVIGIERASFQVDGRFAYGMLRSEIGVHRLVRISPTDDKKRRHTTFASVEVMPVLPDDIEVDLNPADVRVDVYRSSGPGGQCVNTTDSAVRLTHMPTGLVVTCQNQKSQLQNKDAAFRVLKAKLYELEERKRQQEIAELRGEKMENSFGSQIRNYVLYPYQLVKDLRSGVETGNVDAVLGGELEEFVIGYHRWRVSQ, via the coding sequence GTGACAGATCTGAAAGACATACAAGAACTATCTCGCAGGCTCGAAGCCGCCCGCGAGTACCTGCACATTCAGGAGGCGACCGAACGCCTGGTAGAGCTCGATAAGGAATGCTCCAAGCCCGATTTCTGGAACGATTCCGATCGAGCGCAGGCCATTTCCAAGCAGGCGAGCGATACGCGTTCCACTATCCAGGCATTCAACACGGCTTGTAGCGTGCTCGAAGACATTCGCACGGCATGCGACCTTGCCGACGAAGACCCCGATTTCGCGGAAGAGGCCGAGGCCGCGCGCAATCGCCTCGTTGCCATGCTCGATCAGTTCGAAATCGAGTCGTGGTTCGATGGGCGCTTCGACGAGGGTTCCTGCATTGTGACCGTCAACCCCGGTTCCGGTGGTCTCGAGGCCCAGGACTGGACGGAAATGCTCTTCAACATGTACTCGCGTTACGCCGAGGAGAAGGGGTGGGATGTCAAGGTGCTCGACGCCCAGCCAGGCGAAGTCATCGGCATCGAGCGCGCCAGCTTTCAGGTCGACGGTCGTTTCGCCTACGGCATGCTGCGCAGCGAAATCGGCGTGCATCGTCTGGTGCGCATTTCGCCTACCGACGACAAGAAGCGACGTCACACCACGTTCGCCAGCGTAGAGGTCATGCCCGTTCTTCCCGACGACATCGAGGTCGACCTCAATCCGGCCGACGTTCGCGTCGACGTGTACCGCTCAAGCGGTCCGGGCGGGCAGTGCGTGAACACCACCGACTCTGCCGTGCGCCTCACGCATATGCCTACGGGCCTGGTCGTTACGTGTCAGAACCAGAAATCCCAGCTTCAGAACAAGGACGCGGCATTCCGCGTGCTGAAGGCGAAGCTCTACGAATTGGAAGAGCGCAAGCGGCAGCAGGAGATTGCCGAATTGCGCGGCGAAAAAATGGAGAATTCCTTCGGAAGCCAAATACGCAATTATGTGCTCTACCCTTATCAGTTGGTTAAAGATCTGCGCAGTGGCGTCGAGACGGGCAACGTCGACGCGGTGCTGGGTGGGGAACTCGAGGAATTCGTCATCGGCTATCACCGTTGGCGTGTTTCCCAATAG
- a CDS encoding AfsR/SARP family transcriptional regulator — protein MGVELLDIVPQGLVVFEDVPALDAHRNSLLEDVCRTLTSAGVEVILTATPASNPLPTCDACDTLTARDLMYDESELSMARMSDPSLRIVEGSSCPADRIAGIAMRDDIARERFLSSIFCNESPAVSAVLFESLVLGRGSVDGLVVGRALRSCFDYVETHYPFVEVDSDGGEFQVRGFSIDVSIRAGLPYLKRMALAAGFEESSAFVVRLADELLSAGRYERVSRLMSSAVGVRTKTQWLRSHQDECAEALSLASVEELYESIASGSVLLSDALRAGSAMRRLFIGNTLRAFDMLARLSANPELPAACRLKCSSLAFLHAEKVDRACRVLLHGDYRALSSKTDVKVVAYLSFWLHVDDKDGGVQSVLLSSRNTPGEEEAYALALACAVHNARLQGADVESIRLACVWAARYVSGRAMCLSAFVLLRELVAYVDVEGMSPLASPFCSMVERCQAQIASQQALYRRAHASEDVMRGRFVGLESGLTLMRSRPRTPLLRVKLFGGFQLGIDGVDINMDYFSRMKVRALLALLVIEADKDVPRDTVAERLWPDSSLSKARHNLNSTYSRLKKALTLPSGESPYVTRTQNVLRLRGALVESDTMNLNDVCHTMRFNRLDADGYNRLLGELRAVYSGELLPGDGCDYLVNYARNEFRHKTVDAVLCAARALQTQGENEMALLFARQAIEWDAYREDCYEMLMNLQARCGQRPATGETWSLYCRRMRELGMEPSLHMNKLYARIISSEGVA, from the coding sequence ATGGGGGTCGAGCTCCTTGACATCGTGCCTCAGGGCCTGGTGGTGTTCGAGGACGTTCCGGCGTTGGATGCGCATCGCAATTCGTTGCTCGAAGACGTGTGTCGTACGCTTACTTCGGCGGGGGTCGAGGTTATTCTTACGGCAACGCCCGCAAGCAATCCTCTTCCCACCTGCGATGCGTGTGATACGCTCACGGCGCGCGATTTGATGTACGACGAAAGCGAATTGTCGATGGCCCGGATGTCCGATCCATCGTTGCGCATCGTTGAGGGTTCGTCGTGTCCCGCTGATCGTATTGCGGGCATAGCCATGCGTGACGACATTGCTCGGGAGCGTTTTCTGTCGTCCATATTCTGCAATGAATCACCCGCTGTGTCGGCGGTTCTTTTCGAGTCTCTGGTGCTGGGACGCGGAAGCGTTGATGGCCTGGTGGTGGGCAGGGCATTGCGTTCTTGCTTCGATTACGTGGAAACGCATTATCCGTTCGTGGAGGTGGATTCCGACGGGGGAGAGTTCCAGGTTCGGGGCTTTTCCATTGATGTGTCCATCCGGGCGGGGTTGCCCTACCTGAAGCGCATGGCGCTGGCAGCGGGATTCGAAGAGTCGTCCGCCTTCGTTGTTCGCCTTGCTGACGAACTGCTTTCTGCTGGTCGTTATGAGCGCGTTTCTCGTTTGATGAGCAGTGCGGTGGGAGTGCGTACCAAGACTCAGTGGCTTAGGTCGCATCAAGACGAGTGCGCCGAAGCGCTCTCATTGGCTTCGGTGGAAGAGCTGTACGAGTCCATCGCGTCCGGCAGCGTATTGCTCAGCGACGCGTTGCGTGCGGGTTCGGCCATGCGACGCCTGTTCATAGGCAATACGCTTCGAGCCTTCGATATGCTCGCGCGGCTGAGCGCGAACCCCGAATTGCCTGCCGCGTGCCGCTTGAAGTGCTCGTCGCTTGCCTTTCTTCATGCTGAAAAGGTCGATCGCGCATGTCGGGTGCTCTTGCATGGCGATTATCGCGCCTTGTCGTCTAAAACCGATGTGAAGGTGGTGGCCTACCTGTCGTTTTGGCTGCATGTCGACGACAAGGACGGAGGCGTTCAATCGGTGCTCTTGTCTTCTCGCAATACGCCCGGGGAGGAAGAAGCGTATGCCCTTGCCCTGGCATGCGCCGTCCATAATGCCCGCTTGCAGGGTGCCGACGTCGAATCTATTAGGCTTGCCTGCGTGTGGGCGGCTCGTTACGTATCGGGTAGGGCCATGTGCCTTTCCGCCTTCGTGCTGTTGCGTGAGCTTGTTGCCTACGTTGACGTCGAGGGCATGTCGCCGCTCGCTTCGCCCTTCTGCTCCATGGTCGAGCGTTGCCAAGCACAGATTGCCTCGCAGCAGGCGCTGTATCGCCGTGCCCATGCATCCGAAGATGTCATGAGGGGGCGGTTTGTCGGGCTTGAGTCGGGGCTGACGCTCATGCGCTCGCGTCCTCGCACTCCTTTGCTCCGCGTCAAGCTCTTTGGTGGCTTTCAGCTTGGCATCGATGGCGTGGATATCAACATGGATTACTTTTCGCGTATGAAGGTGCGGGCGCTTCTGGCGCTGCTCGTCATCGAAGCCGACAAGGACGTTCCGCGCGACACCGTTGCCGAGCGTCTTTGGCCCGATAGCTCTCTGTCGAAGGCGCGCCACAATCTGAATTCTACGTATTCCCGCCTGAAGAAGGCGCTTACGTTGCCCTCGGGGGAAAGCCCCTACGTCACACGCACGCAAAACGTCCTGCGCCTCCGGGGCGCTCTGGTGGAAAGCGACACCATGAATCTGAATGACGTATGCCACACCATGCGGTTCAACCGCCTGGATGCCGATGGCTACAATCGTCTGCTCGGAGAATTGCGCGCGGTGTACTCGGGCGAATTGCTTCCCGGAGATGGGTGCGATTACCTGGTGAATTACGCACGGAACGAATTCCGCCACAAAACGGTTGATGCTGTGCTCTGCGCAGCGCGCGCGTTGCAGACCCAGGGCGAAAACGAGATGGCGCTTCTTTTCGCGCGACAGGCCATCGAGTGGGATGCGTATCGCGAGGATTGCTACGAGATGCTCATGAATCTTCAAGCTCGGTGCGGGCAGCGTCCCGCAACGGGGGAGACGTGGTCGCTGTATTGCCGCCGTATGCGCGAATTGGGCATGGAGCCTTCGCTTCACATGAATAAGCTCTACGCGCGCATTATCTCTTCTGAGGGCGTTGCCTAG